From one Thermatribacter velox genomic stretch:
- a CDS encoding cation diffusion facilitator family transporter, with protein sequence MPLTEKENTFHYVKYAVLLSVFGNLILFFLKVYFGIISHSLAMISDAFHTLSDLSTSVIVLFAAREARRSPDSEHPFGHGRAEDIAIVSMSTLLIVVAFEFLRRGYTRFYTGNTVRTSLPLLAVIILSIITKELMARGTFLLGKKANSSLIKADAWHHRSDALSSLPVALVCIFPNYPLVDAAVTIFIASLIGIVGIQLLKETVSRLMGRAISKEEEEKIKEVITRSFPEIKDIHSITLHDYGGKGVITLHVTVKSNLSVLESHQLADSIEKAIHQATGYQGLVHIEPDQD encoded by the coding sequence ATGCCACTAACCGAAAAAGAAAATACGTTTCACTATGTGAAATACGCCGTATTGCTCAGTGTTTTTGGTAATCTGATTTTGTTCTTTCTCAAGGTGTATTTTGGCATTATCTCCCACAGCCTCGCCATGATAAGTGATGCCTTTCATACCCTATCAGACCTTTCTACTTCAGTCATCGTGCTTTTCGCCGCTCGCGAAGCCAGGCGCTCTCCTGACTCAGAACATCCTTTTGGCCATGGTCGAGCAGAAGACATTGCCATCGTCTCCATGTCAACCTTGCTTATTGTGGTCGCCTTTGAATTCTTGCGCAGAGGTTACACAAGGTTTTACACTGGAAACACTGTAAGAACCTCCCTCCCCCTGCTTGCAGTAATAATCTTGAGCATAATCACCAAAGAACTGATGGCCCGGGGAACTTTTCTTTTAGGGAAAAAGGCGAATTCCAGCCTTATCAAGGCCGATGCCTGGCACCACCGAAGCGACGCCCTCTCTTCGTTACCCGTAGCCCTGGTGTGTATTTTTCCCAATTACCCACTTGTTGATGCTGCAGTCACCATCTTTATCGCCTCACTGATAGGAATAGTTGGAATTCAACTACTCAAAGAAACTGTTTCCAGATTAATGGGGCGTGCTATCTCTAAAGAGGAAGAAGAAAAGATCAAAGAAGTGATAACCAGAAGCTTTCCCGAAATAAAAGACATTCACTCCATAACCCTCCACGATTACGGCGGAAAAGGGGTAATCACTCTTCACGTTACGGTTAAAAGCAACCTTTCCGTTCTGGAGAGTCACCAGCTTGCTGATAGCATAGAAAAGGCAATACACCAAGCTACTGGCTACCAGGGCCTGGTACACATTGAGCCCGACCAGGATTGA
- a CDS encoding lysophospholipid acyltransferase family protein — MSRKCFLLLGEILFLSFRKKLDYVRRQWQLIFPGVSSSQIESNLRKVFRHLALSLLEVILIKYKKEKALYFLIEKVRGAEFLQRAFQEGKGVVLVSAHLGNWELLAAWLGYHNYPVEVVYRDLIPPLVNNFMKSCRSVYRTGWIQWNKINEVRKALRQGKAVAILVDQKGEGKGMNCPFMGITTLSPTIHARLARLFGCPVIPAFITRKDEKLKHEIVFLPPFFTPLSQNRKYDIFSAVALCNQIIEVFIRQFPTQWLWFTRRWNIKNPSESKFEQRFSF; from the coding sequence TTGAGCAGAAAATGCTTTCTACTTCTGGGAGAAATTCTCTTTCTCTCTTTCCGTAAAAAACTAGACTATGTTCGTAGGCAATGGCAACTGATCTTTCCCGGTGTTTCATCTTCTCAAATAGAGAGCAATCTTCGAAAAGTTTTTCGTCATCTTGCCCTGTCTTTACTGGAAGTTATACTCATAAAATACAAAAAAGAAAAAGCACTCTATTTCCTAATTGAAAAAGTAAGAGGAGCAGAATTTCTGCAAAGAGCCTTTCAGGAAGGAAAAGGAGTAGTCCTCGTAAGTGCTCACCTGGGCAACTGGGAATTGCTTGCTGCTTGGCTGGGATATCACAATTACCCCGTAGAAGTGGTATACAGAGACCTAATTCCTCCTTTAGTGAACAACTTCATGAAAAGCTGCCGCAGCGTTTACCGAACAGGCTGGATCCAGTGGAACAAAATAAATGAAGTCCGCAAGGCTTTGCGTCAGGGTAAAGCGGTGGCTATTCTAGTCGACCAGAAAGGCGAAGGCAAGGGAATGAATTGCCCTTTTATGGGAATTACGACTCTCAGTCCTACCATCCACGCCAGACTGGCCAGGCTCTTTGGATGTCCTGTGATACCAGCCTTTATAACTCGGAAGGATGAAAAGTTGAAACACGAAATCGTCTTCTTACCTCCCTTTTTCACCCCGCTTTCGCAGAACAGGAAGTACGATATCTTTTCTGCCGTTGCTCTGTGCAACCAGATAATTGAGGTTTTTATTCGTCAGTTCCCAACCCAGTGGTTGTGGTTCACAAGGAGATGGAATATCAAAAACCCCTCCGAGAGTAAATTCGAGCAGAGATTTTCTTTTTAA
- a CDS encoding uroporphyrinogen decarboxylase family protein, which translates to MTSRERVLTSCNHQEPDRIPIDFGGHRSSGIMALAYRDLRKALGLPDSPLYVYDFIQQLAIVEDDVLDFFGVDVVDVGYLYYKNEWYWKDWVLPDGTPCKIPAFIEVEKTDEGWIVRGDEGQPICVQRPGCLYFEQCYFPLLENPDQEFERLEYYLKQIMWFRLGTPPAPAGFDDEGLRIHRENAARVRRSTNRAIYAAFGGNLLETAQFAFRMDNFLTEIALNPPRVHRFLDKLVAYHLANLEKYLDAVGPYVDIIGFGDDLGMQTGPQISPKMYREFFKPRHTLLWQTVKKKYPHLKVALHCCGSIYQLLPDLIEAGLDIIQPVQIAAKDMEPERLKREFGKDIVFWGGGCDTQTVLPFATPQEVREHVRRNLQAFAPAGGYVFQQVHNIMAGVPPQNIIAMFEEVHNFRY; encoded by the coding sequence ATGACTTCACGAGAACGAGTGCTTACGTCCTGTAATCATCAGGAACCCGATCGGATTCCCATTGACTTTGGTGGTCATCGTTCCTCAGGTATTATGGCCCTGGCCTATCGGGACCTGCGCAAAGCTTTAGGGCTTCCTGATAGTCCTCTTTATGTTTACGACTTTATCCAGCAGCTTGCCATTGTTGAAGACGATGTGCTGGATTTTTTTGGCGTTGACGTAGTGGATGTGGGGTACCTTTATTACAAGAACGAGTGGTACTGGAAAGACTGGGTACTTCCTGATGGCACTCCCTGCAAAATCCCTGCTTTTATTGAGGTGGAAAAGACCGATGAAGGCTGGATTGTTCGGGGAGATGAAGGACAACCCATATGTGTTCAGCGTCCGGGTTGCCTGTACTTTGAGCAGTGTTACTTTCCTCTTTTAGAGAACCCTGATCAAGAATTTGAACGTCTTGAATATTACCTAAAGCAAATTATGTGGTTTCGTCTGGGAACTCCTCCTGCACCGGCTGGTTTTGACGATGAAGGGTTGCGCATTCATCGGGAAAATGCAGCAAGGGTTCGCCGGTCGACAAACCGGGCAATATATGCAGCTTTTGGCGGTAACCTTCTGGAGACGGCGCAATTTGCTTTTCGCATGGACAATTTTTTAACCGAGATTGCGCTTAACCCCCCTCGTGTACACCGTTTTCTGGATAAGCTGGTAGCGTATCACCTGGCCAATCTTGAGAAGTATCTGGACGCTGTAGGTCCCTATGTGGATATTATTGGTTTTGGCGACGATTTGGGCATGCAAACTGGACCCCAAATCTCCCCCAAAATGTATCGGGAATTTTTCAAGCCCCGCCATACACTTCTCTGGCAGACTGTAAAGAAGAAGTATCCTCATCTAAAGGTAGCTTTGCATTGTTGTGGAAGCATCTATCAACTTTTGCCCGATTTAATCGAAGCTGGTCTGGATATTATTCAGCCAGTACAGATTGCTGCCAAGGATATGGAGCCGGAACGCCTGAAAAGAGAGTTTGGCAAAGATATCGTTTTCTGGGGTGGAGGATGCGACACTCAAACGGTACTTCCTTTTGCCACTCCTCAAGAAGTACGTGAACATGTACGCCGTAACTTGCAGGCTTTTGCTCCTGCGGGTGGCTATGTCTTTCAGCAGGTGCACAACATAATGGCTGGCGTACCACCCCAGAATATCATTGCCATGTTTGAAGAGGTTCATAACTTTCGATATTGA
- a CDS encoding MG2 domain-containing protein, translated as MKSIWCWFWLVFLLVLVCGSCAFAFEGDVFQVVGFSPGEGATVSEYLEEVRFSFSQPVVSSEKVGKPFPVSEAPFYISPSLAGECVFEDPKTLVFKTSETLRSATLYTFSFRPDFTDLAGRFLSGSSSFHIRTAPLKVLDVRQVDYQRDGSIVLEAEFSLPVSPQRLRGFLIVKNSKGQEIPVHIPLGPPSKKILIYTAPLEEPLFYLEIAEGLTSEVGPLGLAGSFRKEMQAFYAMEITGSGAYFRGAQQGVIYFYTSTPPDADALSAFVELEPEYPFSVRAYFWGFEITGEFKPRDRVLVRLKKGLPARSGAVLAQEFKKAFLMPDLEPSISIPASGSYASYFGEARLPVELVNVSRVYLRIFRLYDNNIPFAFAFPDNIAFQDLSRLVVEREVVVDAPFNVPVRRAVDVLSEVSGKAGTYLVVIQSAEGDPWVRDQAVVSLTDIGVVSKVFEHGVLVWANSLHDALPCGGAKVKVFSRSNQLLAEGVTDDRGVFLFEKDRAWPANDERPFLITVQKGEDVSFLVLEEERFSQGDFEIGGVPYLRRGYRAFLFLPRGIFRPGEKVLAKALLRGPEFKVPERFPIAFKVVSPLGRTFFETTTMLSEEGSAIFEFELPQEALTGNYQLLCYLPGQGEEGFLGEASFLVEDFVPPRLRLNLSTPLRELHAGEEFSLEVFGEYLFGAPAAHMPVKVSARFSTKEFKHPDWGQFTFGDSRRDFAPVEITLGEYQLDSQGKTTIAFNAPSNLRPPSTLELTLLVTLLDPQGRPVSKRLSLPFHPYPFYLGIFYPSMQYEPGQEVPFTICAVDPQGIPFPLSSALVRIFKVFHHYVLVEEETGVRYRMQEEFALEKEAPVELVSGRGEMVFRPREFGRYLFEVRDPETGVVSSTYFDVYGRYGFNPREELLERITLSLDREKWQVGEEARVSYHSPFPGKALFTVETDRVVYSRVFEAQLEGEVRFPVSAEMAPNAYCSLLVVRAHSGEDPLAPVRALGITPFYVDQTAHHLKVEIAALSSVKPMEKLPVEVTLKNAKGDAVPGEFLVALVDVGLLDLTAHQLVDPFDFFSARCKLSVGTFDWYGNLLLSEPLTTPPLYPGGGEELEREMGLALSPIQPAQFRIVSLVKPQVFTDSQGKGKVIFELPQFEGRLLLAVVASSGELLGMATQEVNVAHDVVCELVHPRFVAPGDRFSIPLVLFNRSGEKRKVEVTISESGPVTITGEHTLSLELPPQSRTARNISMQAYGSAGEALLQVMLNDAGESRREEYRFPVRPPYPRVTRVIMGRVLPGEKKTLSLPGEWYLQTLEGKLWLQASNSLDLNYLANFLHGYPYGCVEQVVSSSWPLLYLPEIMAEVDPLLSNPQEVNRSLERAIRRVISMQTPDGGFARFAGEYVSVPFDSAYATHFLLSAKAKGFSIPEDVLRGALSYLREFLNSLPWSATPGALSYHNTTSAYAALVLTMWGEPPLAHMEELRNKRSELSGTALLFLSWAYALTGNSRVARELSGGFAPSLYGVPESGGAYSSYLRDLALRLLVELSIDPESLGVEQLAVQLFDTLRKREYWSTQEAAFSLLALSSYLKGKITPEAFTARIFDAQNDELFLLQREKKVSWSFKELPPPPWSVANEGEGPFYFAMTVSGVPRAMPPEESQGLSVTREFFDEQGNPLPANYSFRRGDLVRVHLRLESAGTLENVVLLDLLPGCFEVENPRLFVSSTWQEEEPQVRVERRDDRVILFVEHLSGKLDYTYTARVVTAGDFVIPPVHAECMYNPSIFATSGGGQRVIVASE; from the coding sequence ATGAAAAGTATCTGGTGCTGGTTCTGGCTGGTTTTCCTTTTGGTCCTGGTGTGTGGTAGTTGTGCGTTTGCTTTTGAGGGGGATGTTTTCCAGGTAGTCGGGTTTTCTCCCGGGGAAGGAGCTACGGTCTCTGAGTATCTTGAAGAAGTACGTTTTAGCTTTTCGCAACCAGTGGTTTCTTCTGAAAAAGTTGGTAAACCGTTCCCGGTGAGCGAAGCGCCTTTTTACATTTCTCCCTCACTTGCCGGGGAATGTGTTTTTGAAGATCCAAAGACGCTGGTTTTCAAAACCAGCGAGACACTCCGTAGTGCAACTTTGTATACTTTTTCCTTTCGCCCTGACTTTACGGACCTTGCTGGTCGTTTTCTATCTGGTTCCTCAAGTTTCCATATCCGAACCGCTCCTTTGAAGGTCCTCGACGTACGTCAGGTGGACTATCAAAGAGACGGAAGTATCGTGCTTGAAGCTGAATTTTCACTTCCGGTGTCTCCGCAAAGATTGCGAGGTTTCCTGATCGTGAAAAACAGCAAGGGGCAGGAAATACCCGTCCACATACCTCTTGGTCCGCCAAGTAAAAAGATTTTAATTTATACTGCGCCTCTTGAAGAACCACTTTTCTACCTGGAAATTGCAGAAGGCTTGACTTCGGAAGTCGGTCCTCTGGGACTTGCTGGGAGCTTCCGTAAGGAAATGCAGGCTTTCTACGCTATGGAGATAACGGGTAGTGGTGCTTACTTTCGGGGAGCACAGCAGGGAGTAATTTATTTTTATACCTCAACTCCACCAGATGCCGATGCGCTTTCGGCCTTTGTAGAGCTTGAGCCAGAGTATCCATTTTCGGTGCGGGCCTACTTTTGGGGATTCGAAATCACTGGAGAATTCAAACCCCGAGATCGGGTTCTGGTGCGCCTGAAAAAAGGACTTCCTGCTCGCTCGGGAGCAGTTTTAGCCCAGGAATTTAAAAAGGCTTTCTTGATGCCCGACTTGGAACCTTCAATTTCGATTCCTGCTTCCGGTAGCTACGCTTCCTATTTTGGGGAGGCCAGATTACCCGTAGAGCTGGTGAACGTGAGCCGTGTGTATTTGCGAATTTTCCGCTTATACGATAACAACATCCCCTTTGCCTTTGCCTTTCCAGACAACATTGCCTTTCAGGACCTTTCCAGATTAGTAGTAGAGCGAGAAGTTGTAGTTGATGCACCCTTCAACGTTCCCGTGCGTCGGGCGGTGGATGTGCTTTCGGAAGTTTCAGGAAAAGCGGGAACTTACCTGGTGGTAATCCAGAGTGCCGAAGGCGATCCCTGGGTTAGAGACCAGGCAGTGGTTTCCCTCACCGATATTGGCGTGGTTTCGAAGGTTTTTGAACATGGGGTACTGGTATGGGCCAACTCTTTGCACGATGCTCTTCCCTGCGGAGGAGCCAAAGTAAAGGTGTTTTCAAGGTCCAACCAGTTGCTTGCTGAGGGGGTTACCGATGACCGGGGAGTTTTCCTGTTTGAAAAAGACAGAGCGTGGCCAGCAAATGACGAACGTCCTTTCCTGATAACCGTTCAAAAAGGAGAGGATGTTTCGTTTCTTGTACTTGAAGAAGAGCGCTTTTCTCAGGGCGATTTTGAAATAGGAGGGGTGCCCTATTTACGTCGAGGCTACCGGGCCTTTTTGTTTTTACCTCGAGGCATTTTCAGGCCTGGTGAAAAAGTCCTGGCCAAGGCTTTGTTGCGTGGCCCAGAATTCAAGGTTCCAGAGCGTTTTCCGATAGCCTTCAAAGTTGTCTCGCCTCTGGGAAGGACTTTTTTTGAAACTACGACAATGCTCTCTGAGGAAGGGAGTGCCATCTTTGAATTTGAGCTACCTCAGGAAGCTTTAACTGGCAATTATCAACTTCTCTGTTATCTTCCAGGGCAAGGTGAGGAAGGGTTTTTGGGAGAGGCTAGTTTCCTGGTGGAAGATTTTGTGCCTCCTCGTCTTCGCCTTAACCTCTCTACACCTTTACGCGAGTTGCATGCTGGGGAAGAATTCAGTCTTGAGGTTTTTGGGGAGTATCTTTTTGGCGCACCAGCTGCTCACATGCCTGTTAAAGTTTCAGCAAGGTTTAGTACTAAAGAATTCAAACATCCTGATTGGGGACAGTTCACCTTTGGTGATTCCCGCCGCGATTTTGCACCGGTAGAAATTACGCTGGGCGAGTATCAGCTGGATTCCCAGGGAAAAACCACAATTGCTTTTAACGCCCCTTCGAACCTGAGGCCACCCTCGACTCTTGAACTAACCTTGCTGGTTACGTTGCTGGACCCGCAGGGTCGGCCGGTGAGCAAGCGTCTTAGCCTTCCCTTCCATCCCTATCCTTTCTACTTAGGCATATTTTATCCCTCTATGCAATACGAGCCCGGGCAGGAAGTCCCGTTTACAATTTGTGCGGTGGATCCTCAAGGCATACCTTTCCCTCTTTCTTCAGCTCTGGTGCGCATATTTAAAGTGTTTCACCATTACGTTCTGGTTGAAGAGGAAACAGGCGTTCGCTATCGTATGCAGGAAGAGTTTGCGCTCGAGAAAGAAGCCCCTGTTGAGCTTGTATCGGGAAGGGGTGAGATGGTTTTCCGACCTCGGGAATTTGGGCGCTATTTATTTGAAGTCAGAGACCCCGAGACAGGCGTGGTTTCTTCCACCTACTTTGATGTGTATGGTCGTTACGGATTTAACCCTCGTGAAGAATTGCTGGAGCGGATAACTTTATCCCTGGACAGGGAGAAGTGGCAGGTGGGCGAGGAAGCTCGTGTTAGTTACCATTCTCCTTTTCCAGGAAAAGCCCTGTTCACTGTAGAGACGGACCGTGTTGTTTACAGCAGGGTTTTCGAGGCGCAGCTTGAAGGTGAAGTGCGCTTCCCGGTAAGCGCCGAAATGGCTCCTAACGCCTACTGTTCGCTTCTGGTAGTTCGCGCTCACAGCGGTGAAGACCCACTTGCTCCAGTTCGGGCGTTGGGAATAACGCCTTTTTATGTTGACCAAACTGCGCATCATCTTAAGGTAGAAATTGCTGCTCTAAGTTCAGTTAAACCTATGGAAAAGCTCCCTGTTGAAGTAACACTCAAGAACGCAAAGGGAGACGCTGTGCCTGGTGAGTTTCTGGTTGCTCTTGTGGATGTAGGACTTTTGGACCTGACTGCGCATCAACTGGTGGACCCCTTTGACTTTTTCAGTGCCAGATGCAAACTTTCGGTAGGCACTTTTGACTGGTATGGAAACCTTCTTTTAAGCGAACCCTTAACCACACCTCCTCTGTATCCGGGAGGTGGCGAAGAACTGGAAAGAGAAATGGGTCTGGCGCTTTCTCCAATTCAGCCAGCCCAGTTCCGAATTGTGTCTTTGGTAAAACCACAGGTCTTTACTGATTCGCAGGGAAAAGGGAAGGTAATCTTTGAGCTTCCTCAATTTGAAGGAAGATTGCTTCTTGCAGTGGTCGCTTCAAGTGGTGAATTGCTGGGAATGGCTACTCAGGAAGTGAATGTTGCTCATGATGTGGTGTGCGAGCTGGTACATCCGCGTTTTGTAGCTCCTGGAGACCGTTTCTCAATTCCGCTTGTTCTTTTTAACCGCAGCGGAGAAAAGCGAAAAGTAGAGGTCACCATTTCTGAAAGTGGACCGGTGACCATCACTGGTGAACATACCCTGAGTCTGGAGCTACCTCCTCAATCCCGTACAGCGAGAAACATAAGTATGCAAGCTTACGGAAGTGCTGGCGAAGCTCTGTTACAGGTCATGCTTAACGATGCTGGAGAGTCACGTAGAGAGGAGTATCGTTTTCCGGTAAGGCCCCCTTATCCCAGAGTAACTCGGGTGATTATGGGGAGAGTTCTTCCAGGAGAAAAGAAAACGCTTTCTTTGCCTGGTGAGTGGTACTTGCAAACCCTTGAGGGAAAGCTATGGTTGCAAGCTTCAAACAGCCTGGACCTTAACTATCTTGCGAATTTCCTGCACGGTTATCCCTATGGTTGCGTGGAGCAGGTGGTTTCGTCTTCCTGGCCCCTGCTTTACCTTCCGGAAATTATGGCTGAAGTCGATCCTTTACTTTCTAACCCTCAGGAAGTCAATCGTTCTCTGGAGAGGGCTATCCGGCGTGTTATTTCTATGCAAACTCCGGATGGTGGCTTTGCTCGTTTCGCTGGGGAGTATGTGAGCGTTCCTTTTGATTCTGCATATGCTACTCACTTCCTGCTTTCGGCAAAGGCGAAAGGTTTTTCAATACCTGAGGATGTCCTGCGTGGTGCCCTGAGTTATCTCCGGGAATTTTTGAACTCCTTGCCCTGGAGTGCTACACCTGGAGCTCTATCCTATCACAACACGACTTCTGCCTACGCAGCTTTGGTTTTAACTATGTGGGGAGAACCACCACTTGCCCACATGGAGGAGTTACGTAACAAGAGGAGTGAGTTGAGCGGTACAGCCTTGCTCTTTCTTTCCTGGGCCTATGCTCTGACTGGAAATTCCAGGGTGGCCAGAGAGTTGTCTGGTGGTTTTGCTCCCTCTCTTTATGGTGTGCCTGAGTCGGGAGGTGCTTACAGTTCTTATTTGCGCGACCTGGCTCTTCGCCTGCTTGTCGAATTGAGCATTGACCCTGAATCGCTGGGTGTGGAGCAGCTTGCTGTGCAGCTTTTTGACACCTTACGGAAACGTGAGTACTGGTCAACGCAGGAAGCAGCCTTCTCTTTGCTGGCTTTGAGCAGTTACTTGAAGGGAAAGATTACTCCAGAAGCCTTTACGGCTCGGATTTTTGATGCTCAGAATGATGAGCTCTTTTTGCTGCAGAGGGAGAAAAAAGTTTCCTGGAGTTTTAAAGAACTACCTCCTCCGCCTTGGAGTGTTGCGAACGAGGGTGAAGGTCCTTTCTATTTTGCAATGACTGTGAGTGGCGTTCCTCGTGCTATGCCTCCGGAAGAAAGTCAGGGTTTGAGTGTTACCCGAGAATTTTTTGATGAGCAAGGTAATCCACTGCCTGCAAATTATTCTTTTAGGAGAGGAGACCTTGTAAGGGTACATCTGCGACTTGAAAGTGCAGGGACGTTGGAAAACGTTGTGCTTTTAGATCTTTTGCCGGGTTGTTTCGAAGTTGAAAATCCACGCCTCTTTGTATCTTCGACCTGGCAGGAGGAGGAACCTCAGGTGAGGGTGGAGCGTCGGGATGACCGGGTAATTCTTTTCGTGGAACACCTTTCCGGAAAGCTGGACTATACATATACCGCTCGAGTGGTAACTGCCGGTGATTTCGTTATTCCTCCTGTGCATGCGGAGTGTATGTATAACCCCTCAATTTTTGCCACTTCAGGAGGAGGGCAGAGGGTGATTGTTGCTTCCGAATAG
- the pbpC gene encoding penicillin-binding protein 1C, with product MVLPLPLEKIKNLETSAVVLDRRGEWLCTFLSPQEEYVFPVSLEAMGKWLPLVALELEDRRFFMHRGVDFPALLREFLNFLVHGRNTSGASTVTSQLIRLVEPRPRNIWSKFLEFVLALKLESVMSKEEILEAYLNWVPVGGNLRGVEAGGRYYFGKAARELSLSEACVLAGLFPRPERLRPDLHLSEAIRKRDRVLRTLYQRGVITAEEYRGALSEMVSGRTHPFPQLAYHASLWLRELVEEQIIQSTIDGRLQEWIERVTSNYLLSFDSQITLACVLVDNRNAEILAYLGNARWKEKTPGGWVDCARALRSPGSALKPFAYLLAFERGLLVPSSLLSDVPWGFSGNTPRNFDDKFRGPVTVREALAASLNVPAVRLGRKLGYDSLLSYLREAGFSHLTGDPRFYGDALLLGGCEVSPLEMAQGYLVLATLGKWRPLQILKGTRSVPLWKNLATEEASFLVADILAERIREEGSSQGGDSLLFAFKTGTSSGLRDAWTICYHPRYTLVVWMGDPRGRSHMELVGIRAAFPIARRIMAYLLKGSGEFYTPPLGIVFREVCPVSGKLSTERCPGSVLAPFIKDVSPLEKCDVHSGLTADTADFDFSLQGVWYPQAVSIVSPIRGKKYLLSNPQGVVQIPLSFEGEEDVFWFVDGDFAGRARPRETLFVELGKGEHRVSLCSQKGMIEEVLFEIGPPGKEVAGGEML from the coding sequence ATGGTACTCCCCCTGCCTCTTGAGAAAATCAAGAATCTGGAAACCTCAGCCGTAGTCCTGGATCGAAGGGGAGAATGGCTGTGTACTTTCCTGTCTCCACAGGAAGAATACGTTTTCCCCGTGTCTCTGGAGGCAATGGGGAAATGGCTTCCCCTTGTGGCTCTGGAGCTTGAAGACCGCCGTTTTTTCATGCATCGAGGTGTTGATTTCCCAGCTCTACTCCGGGAATTTCTGAATTTTCTGGTTCATGGCAGGAACACATCAGGTGCTTCCACCGTAACTTCCCAGCTAATTCGCCTGGTTGAGCCCCGGCCTCGCAATATCTGGAGTAAATTTTTGGAGTTTGTACTTGCTTTAAAGCTGGAAAGCGTGATGAGCAAAGAAGAAATTTTGGAAGCTTATCTCAACTGGGTTCCAGTAGGTGGTAACCTGCGAGGCGTGGAAGCGGGAGGTCGCTACTATTTTGGTAAAGCAGCCCGAGAACTTTCTCTTTCTGAAGCCTGTGTTCTGGCAGGGCTTTTCCCAAGGCCTGAAAGATTGCGTCCTGACTTGCATCTGAGTGAGGCAATTAGAAAGCGTGATCGGGTGTTGCGGACTCTTTATCAAAGAGGGGTCATTACAGCGGAGGAATATCGCGGTGCTCTTTCTGAAATGGTATCTGGTAGGACCCATCCTTTTCCCCAACTTGCGTATCATGCCAGTTTGTGGTTGAGGGAACTCGTGGAAGAGCAGATTATCCAGAGCACCATTGATGGTCGATTGCAGGAGTGGATAGAGCGTGTAACTTCGAATTATCTGCTCTCTTTTGATAGCCAGATTACTCTGGCCTGTGTGCTTGTGGACAACCGTAATGCCGAAATACTGGCTTACCTGGGCAATGCTCGCTGGAAAGAAAAAACACCGGGGGGATGGGTGGATTGTGCCCGAGCTTTACGTTCTCCTGGTTCGGCTCTGAAGCCTTTTGCCTACCTTCTTGCTTTTGAGCGTGGGTTGCTGGTCCCTTCCTCGCTTCTTTCGGATGTTCCTTGGGGTTTTTCTGGTAATACTCCGCGTAATTTTGACGACAAATTTCGTGGTCCGGTAACCGTTCGAGAAGCGCTTGCTGCTTCTCTGAACGTTCCGGCGGTGCGATTGGGAAGAAAGCTGGGTTATGATTCTCTGCTTTCTTATCTTCGAGAAGCGGGCTTTTCTCATTTGACGGGTGATCCCCGCTTTTATGGAGATGCTTTGCTTCTTGGGGGGTGTGAGGTTAGTCCCCTGGAGATGGCTCAGGGGTATCTGGTTTTGGCCACTCTGGGTAAGTGGCGACCTCTTCAGATTTTAAAAGGAACCAGAAGTGTTCCTCTCTGGAAGAATTTGGCCACAGAAGAAGCTTCTTTCCTGGTTGCTGATATTCTCGCTGAAAGGATTCGTGAGGAAGGAAGTAGCCAAGGGGGTGACAGCCTTCTTTTTGCCTTTAAGACCGGTACTTCTTCGGGCTTACGTGATGCCTGGACCATCTGTTATCACCCTCGATACACGCTGGTGGTCTGGATGGGAGACCCACGGGGGCGCAGCCATATGGAACTGGTGGGTATTCGTGCTGCTTTTCCAATTGCTCGCAGGATTATGGCCTATCTTTTGAAGGGGAGCGGGGAATTTTACACTCCTCCTCTCGGGATTGTCTTTAGGGAGGTATGCCCGGTTTCTGGCAAGTTAAGTACCGAGCGATGCCCGGGTTCGGTGCTTGCGCCCTTCATCAAGGATGTCTCACCACTTGAGAAGTGCGATGTACATTCAGGACTTACTGCCGATACTGCCGATTTTGACTTTTCTCTGCAGGGTGTGTGGTATCCGCAAGCAGTCAGTATCGTTTCTCCTATAAGGGGCAAAAAGTATTTATTATCCAACCCGCAGGGAGTGGTGCAGATTCCTCTTTCTTTCGAGGGAGAAGAGGATGTTTTCTGGTTTGTGGATGGAGACTTTGCAGGCAGGGCACGACCCAGAGAGACCCTTTTTGTGGAACTTGGAAAGGGCGAACATCGAGTATCACTTTGTTCTCAGAAAGGGATGATAGAGGAAGTGCTTTTTGAGATAGGTCCTCCCGGGAAGGAGGTGGCTGGCGGGGAAATGTTATAA